From a single Zygotorulaspora mrakii chromosome 2, complete sequence genomic region:
- the SGF29 gene encoding Sgf29p (similar to Saccharomyces cerevisiae SGF29 (YCL010C); ancestral locus Anc_1.409): MDGQWDIVISSLQDIYNANEVLAFDDDVNSKRINFANLPEEQVQSHLTHFEEHLENVKRAQRLLDAVRSNLQAVIEHVSNKELAEIQVLEEADSSRSDNGEGDYGKCYWVSQYNPSGPIRVGSEVAYKPRKGGEGEWFQCEVVRVSPDGMKFEVRDPEPDELGNTGKLFKCNWKDLIFIPPAHLTKPQVPNYPPGTKVLARYPETTTFYPAMVIGTKRDGICKLRFDGEEEVDKETEVTRRLVLPYPSISSTPAKR; encoded by the coding sequence ATGGATGGCCAATGGGACATTGTGATATCATCCCTCCAGGATATATACAACGCCAATGAAGTTTTAGCATTCGATGATGATGTGAATTCGAAACGAATAAATTTCGCTAATTTACCTGAGGAACAAGTGCAATCCCATTTAActcattttgaagaacatCTCGAAAACGTTAAGAGAGCTCAAAGGTTACTAGATGCAGTAAGATCAAATTTGCAAGCAGTTATAGAACACGTATCTAACAAGGAACTTGCAGAAATACAGGTTCTTGAGGAAGCCGATTCAAGTCGATCAGATAATGGTGAAGGCGATTATGGAAAATGCTACTGGGTAAGCCAGTACAATCCATCGGGGCCAATTCGAGTAGGCTCTGAAGTTGCATACAAGCCACGAAAGGGCGGGGAAGGCGAGTGGTTTCAATGCGAAGTCGTTAGGGTGTCGCCGGACGGTATGAAGTTCGAAGTCAGAGATCCAGAACCAGATGAGCTGGGCAATACAGggaagcttttcaaatgcaatTGGAAAGATCTCATATTTATTCCGCCAGCACATCTCACAAAACCACAGGTACCTAACTATCCACCAGGGACGAAGGTCTTGGCCAGATATCCTGAAACAACGACTTTCTACCCCGCAATGGTGATTGGAACCAAAAGAGATGGCATATGCAAACTGAGATTCGATGGTGAGGAAGAAGTAGACAAGGAAACTGAAGTAACGAGACGTCTGGTGCTTCCATACccatcaatttcttcaacgCCAGCTAAACGTTGA